The following DNA comes from Anastrepha obliqua isolate idAnaObli1 chromosome 1, idAnaObli1_1.0, whole genome shotgun sequence.
taatagattctcCTTGGTTTATTGTCAACGCCATCTGAAAACTAACCCagttcaaaacttcaaaattttcaaaaacaaatatgttgaaaaataaatgccaaagcaattaaaataaatatccacTTGTTTTTGCAACGTATCTATATAACAAACGACTGGGTTAATTTTAAAGAGAAACGTAaacaaacttttcaaaaacatattttgtatttttattttctttttaaaaaagtgttATTGAATTTTACAGTGCTATCATAAGAAGTAATATACTACAATGCcacattgaaaaaaagtttacccATTGAAGTCCCTTGTGTCCCATTATGAAAGTAAGTaattggtgtgcgtcttgatgttgctccacaaatagtGAGACCTACAGCCAGCTCCGAATagcggaggtttaccattgacTGCCGATGGCCGAACGCCATTagataaaaacttataaaattatggTGTTTCATGCGAGAAGATTTGAACCTATGTGCTTCCAAATAGTAGTTGCGCGCCAACCATTCtcttaaaaaagaattttaaccCCGAGGCGAGCCGAAAATTTTGGCGATTACGGAGAAGAGCTGACTCTAAGTAAAACGGGACATAAGTAGGGAAGTAGAGAAGCCTCtttacattcccatggcagccgatgctacgttactggaatgactcgggtttttaagttataagtaacttctgctcaaatatgaaggagacggtatcaataaaacggtccgcggatgacatatggcatatgctctatcgcgtgcacgtgtttcccagtggtacaaattgttcaaagagggccgtacatcggttgaaaacttgcctcatgaacgtcgtccagcaacatcagtaaacgacgaaaacatcggaaaagtaaaggaaattgtgcttgaaaatcgcacaaatcgcaaaatcggttaacgctgaatattatttagacgttttaaagcgtttgcgcgagaacattcgtctcaaaaggaaggaattgtgggacaacaagtcatggttcttgcatcacgataatgcaccagccaaggcgaatttattacaggtgacagcaaacacatataagtaaaacactacatgtatttgttgttgcgtttggtccaaccatcacgtcaaaatcagcaagcaagtgtaaacatacgaatgcaaacataccaatacatacaaacaaaggatatcattttgacgtaagccatacctacggtgaaaaattcagctgggtgaatgctgtcaccttaataaatccaccttggcaccagctcacacatcacgtcttgttcgcgattatttgaacaaaaataatgttaatatcgttccgcaagcaccgtattcgcctgatatggctccatgtgactttttcctgtttcccaagctcaagttggaaaacattttgagccaattgaagtcataaaagagaattcgaagaacacactcgagcttgacttgtttacagtagcacagaaaacaaactatgtgacatatcacactgaaattcgtcatgtaagcttataacagtcttaccaaaaaacaaaaacatttttttgccatatgtcatccgcggagcgttttattgataccgtctccttcatatttgagcagaagataatGTTACCACCTTAGTAGTAATCAAATCTAAATAATTGTATTGCgagtttctaaaatttttagtgAGTTAGTAGCAGAATGATTACGATATTGATTTTCTCATTCAACCATTCATTCATGGACCATGAAccgtaattatttattttttactctaagatattaaaatttgacatttttgagTAAGGATGATACAGgacccgccatctatcgttacggatttgaactaggtattatataagaatggtaacacttagctgtcatctgatttgacagaaaattagttttattcttccgctgaaggaaaatggttgtgtatacgctcaaagaacgctgggaagaagaaaagcaccgattGAAGCGtttgtgcgttactttgcgaaaaagtaagaaaaactgggttgcttattgacaaaccaacgcgtgaccgaccaaaaaccgtgcgtacacccgaaaacattgctgctgtggccgagataCCTTGGTAtggtagccgaggcagccatatgaatgaggTTGAATTCCATCATTAaacggaaggattgtacttcaaaataaaaaaaacagtttggaaaaatattgagtagtttcttttttatagcatttttaattctgtTAAGTTATACGGCGGACCCTATATAATACATTGTTGCGCCTTctgaattcgccgtgtcgtcGGAGCTCATGAATAAACAtgcaaaaggaaggggaattacttgtttgtgaagaggaagagtacgcgaaagcaattaaaacaaacacaataaattatacgcgcacacacacgccaaaaaatgcatttgacacacggcacttcgttttcattagtttgtttagttttaatctcacaaatcacaatattacaaAGCCAGTTCCCATgcaatttcaactacttttgtttgttctatATAGGAAAGGGACCTGACGTTAGACTTGTCAGAATCGACAAAAATTAAGTAGCTGTTTTTGGGAAGACACCTTCCATAGTACTCATTTCGTCTTGAATGTACCCATgctctttaacagaccgttattcggctctgagcgaatttgacaaaatcagctgatgtgctgatgtcacttgggatgtgtttaacAAACTTAAGCTTGTGTTAGTAATAcacgaaaaaatcaaccaatcaCTCTTTATTACCGTCTGACCAATGACTGATTGGAGGAGTGTGTGAAATGGTTGtgtaaatttgtggaaaaaattatgttagTGATAAAACGAAGAAATGAACATTGTTTTTGCTCAAGTTATTTtgttgctatctgaacaaccATAGTGGGATGATTTCAAAGGTGAGCTATTTAacaaatttgacagaatcagctgatgggctgacatcACTTGTCACGCAGCAGTTTGTTTACgcaaaaactaagattgtgttagtgatataagaaaaacatGAACCAATgatacttcgttgccgtctgaacaacgacttatTGAACGAGTGAATGAATATGTTGAAATTATAGTGCAGAATCCCCGATAAGAATTAGCGGATACCAAGGCGCTTTTATTAAAGATGGTGGAACTggaccaacaacaacgttttgaACATTGAAATATCGCGATAAAAGAAAGTAGTGCACCACCGACTTGAAGATGGAGCTGGAAGCGACGACATTTAGACCTTTCATTtcatgctcaaaaaaaaaagggaCTGGTTTATCGATACcacttttaatagattcgctAAGGCGAAGGCAAAGATTTGTTTATAATTCTCCAGGTAATTAAGACTGAATTCCTGACAAATGAGGTACTTCGTTATCACAATTATGTTTGGCGAATTATGTTTTTCGAAGAGTAATTGGAAAGTGAATTACGAATGAGAGCAAATTACGTAGCGTGGGAACGTAGCATTACTGTAATTTAAGCTTGACTATTCACGACTTGCAGTTTGTCTGCGACAGAAAATATcgatatacgagtatttgaaCAGTCGACTAAAGTATCTTGGACTCGCCTATCGCTAGAtgtcaaattaaaagaaaaaacgctTAAGGTTGATGTTTCTACATATGAAGTAGCCAATTTAGAGTGTGGAATAAAATGTATCTGAATCAGGcttataaattcttttttcaacattttcttatatgaccaacacaatctcagaaTATGCTGACCTCTGTTGTAAACAAATCGCTTTCATATCCCATGTTACGTCAGAAAATCAGATGGTTTCCTCAAGTTGGAGGAGAGCGCATTAGCGATGTTGGCTATATCTTTGTATTTCTGTGGTAGTAACGGACCGGTCACGGCGGCCGTATTTGATGCCTTTTTTTTAAGATGAGCCACTTGCACGCACCTGGAACACGTTACCTCACTAAAACAACTTTACTACACTTTGGtagtttaataatattttggtcAGTAACGGACCAAGTACATATTCATATTTACTGTGTATACAattttcttcacaaacaagaTTTCTTCATTTAGTAGAATTACTGCTTCAGAAACCAAACGAATTTTATACATCGTTAAGGAACAAGATTTTTAATGTAGCATACACTGCAGAGTACAGTTTACCAAATTAACAAATGCTAAAAGAAGGGTATTTGGGTAGAGCAGTATCGCTAAACCATATTACACGAATTtcaactacatatacatatagttACTTAATGAGgtaatattaaaaactaaaacattgcGATTAATTGAGAGTCCCCCGGCAGCCTTGTGCTCCGCACAAGCAAGGAATTTTCTCATCCTCTAATGGAAATTTATAATCGTAAGTTATCTCTTCGTTTACTCCTATCTGTTGTTTGGAATAAATCACAATCTTCTTTTCAGACTCTATAGTTATGACCTTAGCATAGCAGTTGGgctgtaaaaaaaacgaattaattcCATTAAGGAGAAAGtatcatacatacaaatacttaCGTTACAACTGTGATTAATAAAGCGAGCTAAATTACCACACTTTGTGGCATCAATAATTGTTTCCATATCAATCCTAAATAAATATGAGCTGCCGATTCCTATTGCCTCGTACTTGGTCTCCCGCAAATCAGCAACTATAGGACGTATCATTTGTCCAACGTATTCTATAACCATTTCATCGGCCGCAATTGGTTCCATCGCGAACAAACCCCAATCATGGATGGCCGACTTGGCGAACTTAAGTTGTTTCTTTCGGAATTTCAATTGATTAAACTTTAACAATTCAGACTCTCCAATTGAGCCAAATGCTGTAAGCAAACGTCTTTGATTTGATCGTGCTTCACGTGAAATTCCTTGCATTTTAGATATCAACTTATTATGCGATTGCAATAATTGATCGTCGAGGCGATCAATGCTTAAAGCATTATCTGCACTAGATTTCGCATGATGGTATTTATGTTTAGCCTTCTCTCTAATATCTAATTTATAGTAACCTTCTGTGCGAGCACATCCAGTTTTATGTCGCTTAAGTTCATCTtctctttttcgtttttttgccgGAGGCGGGATCAATGAACGATCAGTCACACAATGATCCACCCAATGAGTATTATTCAAccaaaatctgtgaaataaaaataaatatttacataaggtGCTATGCTCTAGTCCTAATATGTATCCAGTTAAATACCCATAAGTGTCTTCTTGAAGATGAATCTCATAACTTTTTCGAATATAGTCGATGTCTTCAATGTCAATTCCTTTGGTAAGAAATTCATAAAGTACCATTAACTCATCAGTGGCATCACGGACTTTAAAGAGCTCCAAAGGAATAAATTTAGACTGTGACGCCAACTTTTGCACTAAAACTTCTTTAGGGAGTGACTTCTTTTCGGCAATAAGcgtatatgatttttgttttgagcCATTTTTTCTTCGAACTCTTGTAGAGTCCTTTCGCGGACGCCCAGGCCCAGGCCTTGTATTTTGCCGCTGGACTATCTGTTCTTCCGaaataaaaagttctgtgtTACTTTGTGAAGAAGTAAGAGTTACATAACCACCGTGGTCATGAGCcaagttttgttgtttctcgGTAGCATTCTCTCCGTTGGAGTAAATATGAGTTGGTTCCAGATTGTGGCCTATCGATGTATCAGCATGTGGCGGTAATGAATAGCAATGCTCTAGAGCCACTTGACTAGCCTGACTTGCTTGACTTGAGCCACCATCAGACGATGGCGACATTTTCACATCTTCGCTATATTCTTGTTTTGTTGACAACTTTTCATAATGCAGCTTAGTACTCCTTTCTCTGTCAAATCCATTCGATAATTTAAGTTCCTGATCGTTGCATACTTCACCCAATTTCGAGGCCGTATTTTGTGAAGGAACAGAAACAGTAATCGATTgtgtttttcgttttatttcctgcttttcttcatattttacgTCATCCTTATCTTTGCTGGAGGCAATGGCAAAAGTTATATCTCTCTTTACCTCGCTCTTCTCGTTTTTCTTGACAAGCAAATTGGTACTATCTTCTGTCCTTTCTGCAGTTACtgtagatttttggatatccgATACATTTTTTATGGTATGACTTTCAGCTTGATTCGATAGCATTGAAAAATCATTTGAGGTATATGGATTCCGTCTTCCGTCTCCTGCACTCTCCTTTTCATTTTGAGTTTCGCGCTGTTTAAGGGCTTGCTCCTCCAGAAACTCTCGTTCTATTTGAGCCATATACTCAGTATTACGGCGACGCCGTTCTTGATATTCCCGCTCTTCCTCCGAGTCACTATATATGCGGTCATACTCAAAATTAGATATGTTTTTAGCTAATTTTGCGGCATCCTTGTCTTGAACTGATTCGCGTGTGAATGTTGTACAACCTTCATTTTCAGTGGTGACACTTAAATTATCACTTTCAAGTTTATTGCCCTTTTCCTCACTTTCCCCTTCAACCGTTATAGTACTGTCTTTGCTAATGTCTTCTAAATCGGCCGTAATGGAAAAGTCTCCATGTACTTTGGACTGTTTTACATATCCTACAGTATTGCTTTCTCCTTTCCTATTTCGATAGCTGTTTTGTTCCTCATCACTATCTGAATAAATATAGTTTTTCAAGCCTGTAggcttttttaactttttactttCCTCTTTCCAAGAACTAATTTCTGGCGCTCTTTGTTTCATTAGTACGTTACACTTTCCATTCTCACGTGCAGAATCATTTTCAGAACACGAACCGAAGTCGTCCTCAGATAAGGCGCTTTCATCGCTTGACTGCCCCTCTTCACTACTCTCCTCAGACGTTGAAGACGAAAAACTAGAGGAGCTGGCTTTTCGAACAGAATTCGACAAAAGTTCTGAAACGGTAACAATCTTTTCACTTTTATTACGAAGCGTGTTGATGCCTGAAGTAGCATCATCCTTTTCCGAATCAGAACCTTGAACCATTTCATCTTGATCACTTAAATGCTTTTCATAATCATCCTTAGCCTGAGGAATGGAATCTTTTCGAATACGACGAAATGATGGCAATTTCGGAATCGACGCTCGAAGACCAAGGCTAGTAAATGAACACAAATCAGATATATCGCACTGATTATTAATTATCTGGTTTATATCTGGTGCTTTATCAGTCCGTCCCGCTATTGATTTGGTAAACTTATCATCTACCACtgaatttctttctttatgacgacttttttgcatttggtcatCCCACCAAGACTCGAAATTTTTATAAGCTgtgttttcaatcattttcttgTTGAAATCACGTTTAAGTATCTGCTTTAATTCATTGCTCACACGCTCCACCACTGCATCTATTTGTTTCTTGAAAGGATCATTTTGGTGGTAGGCATAATTTGAATATATTCTATAATTATCATTGGCATATGTTTGAGTACAATGACCGAACTCCTCATTATATGAACCGTAAGTCATACTTCCAAAACCAGGCATGTAAGTTGAATGCATATACGCCGGGTTAGGAAAATGATGTGATGTAGAAGTATCGGTATGAAGTAAAGGATACCCCAAATTCTGTTTATAATACCCGTTTTCATGATTAGAGTAGTAGGATGTAAAATTTGATCTTACAACTGGTTCCGCCGAACTAGAATTTTTTCCTAAGATAGCACTTGGTGGAGGCGGTTTTTCGCGGCGTTGGGCACCATCGTGAGACGAAAGGCTTGATAAAGACATCCGGTCTTCTTCTTTGTTCGTTCGAATTGGACTTGACGATTCTTTTTTTAGGAGAATTTCGTCATCACTTGAAGAAATATCACTAGCATCGTTTTGCTCATATATACAcgacttttttgtatttcttttaacATGTGcggatgttttatttttagttttttctttagtCTCTGAACTTACTTCATTATTATCATGCTTTACTTTGGAGTTTTCAACTTCTGACTCACTACtatcaatttgaagaaatggtggAGCATTTCCGAACGATTTTCGTTTAAACATCATTTCTATTCGAGTATCCAAGTCGACGTTTCCTGACTCATTTATATCACTTTTATCTATCGATATAGAATCTTCTTTTGTTGCACAGACAGGTGATTGCgatagtttgtttattttttgcgaTTCTACGTATTTTTCAGGAGTGGACTGTCCTGGAGGCAGGGGTTCTGGGTCGTCCCAATTTGGTGTTCTATCCGGGGGAGGAGGGGGCGGAATTTCGACTGGTGGCGGTGCTGGAGTTTGCGGAACATTCCAGTTTTTTTGTACGATCCAAGAATTTTGAGATGACTCGGTATTATACCCATATGAAGAATATCTGTAAGTTTGCTCGGATGTAATGTTAATTGATGACCCTAAAGTCTGCACAGATTGGTGTGGAATCGAAGATTCATGATGGTGCAAATAATATGTATCAGGAGGAGGTAAATTTGAAATGTAATTATCCTGCAAATCATATTGTCTTGCTGACTGTGTTGGAAATCTTTtattatgacatttatttttttcccgaTCTTTTTCTGATCTTGTGACACTTTTTTTGCGGTAATCGCGTTCGCTGGATGTATCACGGTCTCGGCGTCTGTCAACGTCACGTTCTCGGTGTCGTAATTTATTGTAATCTCTATCACGTTCTCGATCTCGGCGACCACCACGCTCTCTACTTCTTTCTTTAAGGTGATCTTGGTCGAATTCCTGTCTACTATATTGTTTTATACGCTCCTGTCTTACCGACGAATATTTGTGTTCCTTAATTCTGGAATCACGATGTTGATATTCACTCCCCGTATATCTCCTGTACATGTGAgcatcatttttcaaaaaatcccgATCTTTTCGGAAAGTTTGATATACGGGTAACGCGGTAGCATTAAAACCATCTTCAGATTGGTATACACGCTGAGAATCTGGAGTTTCATGTGTCGAAGTATTTTGAAGCATTCCACTACTTGGTTGAGATGTGAATATATTATTACCTGGAATACCTACGTTAGAAACTTGCTTTGATTTTCCTGACGCAAGGTTTTCTattgtttgtttacatattcTTCCAAACGGATCGTGAAAAACGCTTAGCACCTAGaagaaataaattagttttaacGGCAACGGAATTTGCGTTGGTAGTACCTTGCCCATAACAGATTTTTGGTTGTATTTTTCAATACATAACCGGGCGGCTTTTGCATTTTCAAACACGATGCGTGCAACACCAAGGTGTTTATTAGTTGACGGATGGTGATATATTAAGAGCTCATCGTAGAGACCACATTTACTTAACATCCCTCCCAAAAATTGCCGATCTATATTGTCATTCAAATTTGTTACAGTAATTTCAATTAACGGAGGTTGTCCAACGTAATTTTGGTCGATCTTCAAACTGAAAGATAGCAATTTATTAgaattacattaaaataaactgctatatttatttttaccgtGGAACGATGAGGATCATGGGGTCCACCGGCTTTGCACGCATGCGAACTATTGGGTTTCGCGGGTCCCTTGGTATTACAGAAGAATACGCTTGATCTGCTCCCACCACACCATCGTAACGATATATTTTGCTAGCACCTTTTATCAACGCTGGGTCCGAgagcaatttaaaatttctttgacCTTTGGGAACTGCATTTAAAATAGTTCCAGTGGTTTTTATGTCAAAGCTCCCTTGTTCATTATTGCTTCCGCTGCTCGTGGCACAGTTTAAAGTATTGCCATCCATAAGGCTATGCATTATTCTGCGCAAAGACAGTAATCAGAGACTTTCCAATATACAATTTTCCACAGCTCAGATATGTACGTGATTATTTAAGCTCATCCATAAGCTGCAGGACTGTGCCAATAGCAATCTGCTAGTAGAAgataaaaattacttcaaaaataaatctaaattgtgGTCTTCAGCATTCAGCCCAAATTTTCTCAAACTTTCGACACAAATATGAGGTAAACCACTTTATTCACTATAAATTAGATACAATCAGAGAAGGCAGTCTACAAAATCGATAATTTACCACCATCACCATGCACTTAAAACCCTTCATACTAATATGGGTTTTCATGTCGACCAATGACATTACGTTTGAGAAGAAGtggcaagtttttactggataaacttttatttgtaaaaatttgtaggtaagaaaaacaattgatcgcaaagtaaaattaaatacgaattaaaatttgcgaatttagccaaagttttaaatttaacggcggccgccgtagccgaatgggttggtgcgtgattaccattcggaattcactgagaggtcgttggttcgaatctcggtgaaaccaaaattaataaaaacatttttctaatagcggtcgcccctcggcaggcaatggcaaacctccgagtg
Coding sequences within:
- the LOC129244754 gene encoding histone-lysine N-methyltransferase SETD1, whose translation is MHSLMDGNTLNCATSSGSNNEQGSFDIKTTGTILNAVPKGQRNFKLLSDPALIKGASKIYRYDGVVGADQAYSSVIPRDPRNPIVRMRAKPVDPMILIVPRLKIDQNYVGQPPLIEITVTNLNDNIDRQFLGGMLSKCGLYDELLIYHHPSTNKHLGVARIVFENAKAARLCIEKYNQKSVMGKVLSVFHDPFGRICKQTIENLASGKSKQVSNVGIPGNNIFTSQPSSGMLQNTSTHETPDSQRVYQSEDGFNATALPVYQTFRKDRDFLKNDAHMYRRYTGSEYQHRDSRIKEHKYSSVRQERIKQYSRQEFDQDHLKERSRERGGRRDRERDRDYNKLRHRERDVDRRRDRDTSSERDYRKKSVTRSEKDREKNKCHNKRFPTQSARQYDLQDNYISNLPPPDTYYLHHHESSIPHQSVQTLGSSINITSEQTYRYSSYGYNTESSQNSWIVQKNWNVPQTPAPPPVEIPPPPPPDRTPNWDDPEPLPPGQSTPEKYVESQKINKLSQSPVCATKEDSISIDKSDINESGNVDLDTRIEMMFKRKSFGNAPPFLQIDSSESEVENSKVKHDNNEVSSETKEKTKNKTSAHVKRNTKKSCIYEQNDASDISSSDDEILLKKESSSPIRTNKEEDRMSLSSLSSHDGAQRREKPPPPSAILGKNSSSAEPVVRSNFTSYYSNHENGYYKQNLGYPLLHTDTSTSHHFPNPAYMHSTYMPGFGSMTYGSYNEEFGHCTQTYANDNYRIYSNYAYHQNDPFKKQIDAVVERVSNELKQILKRDFNKKMIENTAYKNFESWWDDQMQKSRHKERNSVVDDKFTKSIAGRTDKAPDINQIINNQCDISDLCSFTSLGLRASIPKLPSFRRIRKDSIPQAKDDYEKHLSDQDEMVQGSDSEKDDATSGINTLRNKSEKIVTVSELLSNSVRKASSSSFSSSTSEESSEEGQSSDESALSEDDFGSCSENDSARENGKCNVLMKQRAPEISSWKEESKKLKKPTGLKNYIYSDSDEEQNSYRNRKGESNTVGYVKQSKVHGDFSITADLEDISKDSTITVEGESEEKGNKLESDNLSVTTENEGCTTFTRESVQDKDAAKLAKNISNFEYDRIYSDSEEEREYQERRRRNTEYMAQIEREFLEEQALKQRETQNEKESAGDGRRNPYTSNDFSMLSNQAESHTIKNVSDIQKSTVTAERTEDSTNLLVKKNEKSEVKRDITFAIASSKDKDDVKYEEKQEIKRKTQSITVSVPSQNTASKLGEVCNDQELKLSNGFDRERSTKLHYEKLSTKQEYSEDVKMSPSSDGGSSQASQASQVALEHCYSLPPHADTSIGHNLEPTHIYSNGENATEKQQNLAHDHGGYVTLTSSQSNTELFISEEQIVQRQNTRPGPGRPRKDSTRVRRKNGSKQKSYTLIAEKKSLPKEVLVQKLASQSKFIPLELFKVRDATDELMVLYEFLTKGIDIEDIDYIRKSYEIHLQEDTYGFWLNNTHWVDHCVTDRSLIPPPAKKRKREDELKRHKTGCARTEGYYKLDIREKAKHKYHHAKSSADNALSIDRLDDQLLQSHNKLISKMQGISREARSNQRRLLTAFGSIGESELLKFNQLKFRKKQLKFAKSAIHDWGLFAMEPIAADEMVIEYVGQMIRPIVADLRETKYEAIGIGSSYLFRIDMETIIDATKCGNLARFINHSCNPNCYAKVITIESEKKIVIYSKQQIGVNEEITYDYKFPLEDEKIPCLCGAQGCRGTLN